The Streptomyces phaeolivaceus genome has a window encoding:
- a CDS encoding MBL fold metallo-hydrolase produces the protein MKVHHLNCGTMLPLTGALVCHVLLVETPGGPVLVDSGFGLRDIAEPGPRLGPARRLIRPVLRAEETAARQVEALGFRREDVRHIVVTHFDADHIGGLSDFPDARVHTTAAEVLGAVTAPSRQERFRYRPAQWAHGPKLVEHTPDGEAWRGFAAARELDAIAPGIVLISLPGHTRGHACVAVDTGSRWVLHAGDSFYHRGTLDGRAPVPRALRAMENLVAYDLKRVRDNHARLAELYRRGDSDLFVVNAHDPVLYERARGTA, from the coding sequence GTGAAGGTCCACCACCTCAACTGCGGGACCATGCTCCCGCTGACCGGCGCGCTGGTCTGTCACGTCCTGCTGGTCGAGACTCCGGGCGGACCGGTCCTGGTGGACTCCGGGTTCGGGCTGCGCGACATCGCCGAACCCGGGCCCCGTCTCGGCCCCGCCCGGCGTCTGATCAGGCCCGTGCTCCGGGCCGAGGAGACGGCCGCGCGTCAGGTGGAGGCCCTGGGGTTCCGGCGGGAGGACGTCCGTCACATCGTCGTCACGCACTTCGACGCGGACCACATCGGAGGGCTGTCCGACTTCCCGGACGCGCGGGTCCACACGACCGCGGCCGAGGTCCTCGGCGCCGTGACCGCCCCGTCCCGGCAGGAGCGGTTCCGGTACCGGCCGGCCCAGTGGGCGCACGGCCCGAAGCTCGTCGAGCACACCCCGGACGGCGAGGCGTGGCGCGGGTTCGCCGCCGCCAGGGAACTCGACGCGATCGCCCCGGGGATCGTCCTGATCTCCCTGCCGGGACACACCCGGGGCCACGCCTGCGTCGCGGTGGACACCGGGTCCCGCTGGGTCCTGCACGCGGGCGACTCCTTCTACCATCGCGGGACGCTCGACGGGCGCGCCCCGGTGCCGCGGGCCCTTCGCGCGATGGAGAACCTGGTGGCGTACGACCTGAAGCGGGTGCGCGACAACCACGCCCGCCTGGCCGAGCTGTACCGGCGCGGCGACAGCGACCTGTTCGTCGTCAACGCGCACGACCCCGTCCTGTACGAGCGGGCTCGCGGTACGGCCTAG
- a CDS encoding effector-associated constant component EACC1, translating to MEREPDGGFACELVLNGRDGNVRAGAPAALGRRLTEHGAVRVVPVYAARPAPGRRSSGMVDVATLAVTSAGALVAIIDTVRGWLSEERNAPAPDGADGADGAGRVASITVIMGDDKVEIIQPSTTAEQRLVDAFVRRHTPS from the coding sequence GTGGAGCGGGAGCCCGACGGGGGGTTCGCATGCGAACTGGTTCTCAACGGAAGAGACGGGAACGTCCGGGCGGGCGCACCCGCCGCGCTGGGCCGGAGACTGACTGAGCACGGGGCCGTGCGGGTCGTCCCGGTCTACGCCGCGCGGCCCGCCCCCGGCCGGCGGTCGAGCGGCATGGTCGACGTGGCCACGCTGGCGGTGACCTCGGCCGGAGCCCTGGTCGCGATCATCGACACGGTCCGGGGCTGGCTCTCCGAGGAGCGCAACGCCCCCGCGCCGGACGGGGCCGACGGGGCCGACGGGGCCGGTCGGGTCGCCTCGATCACGGTGATCATGGGCGACGACAAGGTGGAGATCATCCAGCCCTCCACCACCGCCGAGCAGCGGCTCGTCGACGCGTTCGTCCGGCGGCACACCCCCTCATGA
- a CDS encoding CHAT domain-containing protein, whose amino-acid sequence MSEPATLNVRVTEQGPNDRYEYELRVGGGPGRDSPPLEMEYTIPVSRELVRGYRDRIDDALTGAAAPGRNPGPGLLRDLERWGRLLYGQLFPPVQGNAAELVSRLRASTGPVLVRTNRQGVPWELLHDGEDFLGLKYDLGRRMVGKRPVLGGRSISRVGRALVVGDPNGDLPSARQEVTRVAEWLRGRGIACTVLVGQDANLIDVVAELASEEAPYDLFHFCGHVGNDAGTTALLMHERQMLSEVALQGLSSTGAPPVTFINGCASARESEVANICMSFMVMGAKSVVGTRTDVADDGAWQFAAEFYDRLLAGASAGAAVRAARAALRARPDAAWASFILYGDPAASITRDARSGAARPEERPEDDDDLPVPLSPDAQRLMRRVRASAAERGVVASVDLLQGLLGEPDIRQRIEESIGEDSAEALDQVINEVFSRSAAADGDPLPAVGGPVFSDTVNRVFADAATRAAADGRATITTADIAVAFVAVGGGISSRLLELCGVPLSHLLPPDEYASDEGASDEYASDEGASDEGASDEGASGQDDSDQGGTAEQGTAGAGANGDQRLPVDGLGRSTMGILRLANLLAKTRGEIVGTYTLLAAFGAMDSEVLRSGMYEQGPAGERAFRRLSGMLTPRRADLSPRVRDVLAQARLHAADGTPPGQVDEATLLLALLEDERSSGHRLIRGLGLDPTPLIDFLRRTR is encoded by the coding sequence ATGAGCGAACCGGCCACGCTGAACGTCCGGGTCACCGAACAGGGCCCCAACGATCGCTACGAGTACGAACTACGGGTGGGCGGCGGCCCCGGCCGCGACAGCCCGCCACTGGAGATGGAGTACACGATCCCCGTCTCCCGGGAGCTGGTGCGGGGCTACCGCGACCGGATCGACGACGCGCTGACGGGCGCGGCGGCCCCGGGCCGGAACCCCGGCCCCGGGCTGCTCAGGGACCTGGAGAGATGGGGCAGGCTGCTCTACGGACAGCTGTTCCCACCGGTCCAGGGCAACGCGGCCGAACTGGTGAGCAGACTGCGCGCGTCGACCGGCCCGGTCCTGGTGCGCACCAACAGACAGGGCGTCCCCTGGGAACTGCTGCACGACGGCGAGGACTTCCTCGGCCTCAAGTACGACCTGGGGCGCCGGATGGTCGGCAAGCGGCCCGTGCTCGGCGGGCGCAGCATCAGCCGGGTCGGCCGGGCCCTCGTCGTGGGCGACCCCAACGGCGACCTCCCCTCCGCCCGCCAGGAGGTCACCAGGGTCGCCGAGTGGCTGCGCGGCCGGGGCATCGCGTGCACGGTGCTGGTGGGGCAGGACGCCAACCTGATCGATGTCGTCGCCGAACTGGCCTCGGAGGAGGCGCCGTACGACCTCTTCCACTTCTGCGGTCATGTGGGCAACGACGCCGGTACGACCGCGCTGCTGATGCACGAGCGGCAGATGCTCAGCGAGGTCGCCCTCCAAGGGCTCTCGTCGACCGGCGCGCCCCCGGTGACCTTCATCAACGGCTGTGCCTCCGCCCGGGAGAGCGAGGTCGCCAACATCTGCATGTCCTTCATGGTGATGGGCGCGAAGAGCGTCGTCGGCACCCGTACCGACGTGGCCGACGACGGGGCCTGGCAGTTCGCCGCCGAGTTCTACGACCGGCTGCTCGCCGGTGCGTCGGCCGGTGCCGCGGTCCGGGCGGCCCGTGCCGCGCTCCGCGCCCGGCCGGACGCCGCGTGGGCGTCGTTCATCCTGTACGGCGACCCGGCCGCGAGCATCACCCGGGACGCGCGGTCCGGCGCCGCGCGGCCGGAGGAGCGCCCGGAGGACGACGACGACCTGCCGGTCCCGCTCTCCCCCGACGCGCAGCGGCTGATGCGGCGGGTGCGCGCGTCCGCCGCCGAACGGGGTGTGGTCGCCTCCGTCGATCTGCTGCAAGGGCTGCTCGGCGAGCCGGACATCCGGCAGCGGATCGAGGAGAGCATCGGGGAGGATTCCGCCGAGGCCCTCGACCAGGTGATCAACGAGGTCTTCAGCCGCAGCGCCGCCGCTGACGGCGACCCGCTCCCGGCCGTGGGGGGACCGGTCTTCTCCGACACCGTCAACCGGGTGTTCGCGGACGCGGCCACCCGGGCCGCCGCGGACGGCAGGGCCACCATCACCACCGCCGACATCGCGGTGGCCTTCGTCGCCGTGGGCGGCGGCATCTCCTCCCGGCTGCTGGAACTGTGCGGCGTCCCCCTCTCCCACCTGCTGCCGCCGGACGAGTACGCCTCCGACGAGGGCGCCTCCGACGAGTACGCCTCCGACGAGGGCGCCTCCGACGAGGGCGCCTCCGACGAGGGCGCCTCAGGCCAGGACGACTCCGATCAGGGCGGCACGGCCGAGCAGGGCACGGCCGGAGCGGGGGCGAACGGCGACCAGCGGCTGCCCGTGGACGGCCTGGGCCGCAGCACCATGGGCATACTGCGGCTCGCGAATCTGCTGGCCAAGACCCGCGGCGAGATCGTCGGCACCTACACCCTGCTGGCGGCGTTCGGCGCGATGGACAGCGAAGTGCTGCGCAGCGGCATGTACGAGCAGGGGCCGGCCGGGGAGCGCGCCTTCCGGCGGCTCTCCGGGATGCTCACCCCCCGCCGCGCCGACCTGTCCCCCCGGGTCCGCGACGTACTGGCCCAGGCCCGGCTGCACGCCGCCGACGGCACCCCGCCGGGCCAGGTCGACGAGGCCACGCTCCTCCTCGCCCTGCTGGAGGACGAGCGCTCCTCGGGCCACAGACTGATCCGCGGACTCGGCCTCGACCCCACCCCCCTCATCGACTTCCTGCGCCGGACCCGCTGA
- a CDS encoding Hsp70 family protein, with translation MTQYVSKAVGIDLGTTNSAVAVMNPTDTDIVIHRDAMNARTTPSCVWHNPRNGELVVGRKAFARVGSEPEPVTSVKRLMGSRRTVTLAGQERTPVEISAEILREMKRQIEQDVAEFDTPEVRWVVDRAVVTVPAYFDQPQIDATRKAAESAGLRVVDLLHEPTAAASYHCWRTGIRDGVFLVYDLGGGTFDVSVVRCKAADFKVLGISGNTMLGGDDIDTELAHHLQQLILDDDWAMDLDLEDDPEDRLRFRRLKSLAESVKKGLSDRTEFMLRDSGGLTDKEGRRVVIDTVVERAQLERIARPILERTFQYCDEALDQATREAGITLADVDQIILAGGSTHLPLVREMVRARFCALAPGSPDPGPGPGLDPGGPRAKCAEPVYEQVDTVVALGAAVRASAVGGLDILNEERTVRVSFRGTVVTASDRTVVGGTVEALDPGLDLTDGSVRLSIEEYEDEAPIKPDGGFAFTRIPVQPDAQGLLTVEVFDADGGLLATVGRAVVHDRVTAAKPGGSTTSAAINAKPILLEVTREGRTQRDVLVPALRPLPFKDRYDFSHPGDTTTVEFRLFQHSRQIQVIKVPVPSSTPRGTAIDLDVEMDVHALITVRGSIGDHPFEAVVEVPPEAGLPGSAEVAELLRRFEEDVEFLPAGERNVKQVQMDMAKEAFMTAVDRGETAIACHEFEQMQAIADSVRKHHTGELQPPRADFERLVKDCTELNRYVTMVGAETGTPHDEREIALAVEAQREHGEGALTAGDQRSYSEVITQLQHIFDHLRTVAFRQQRKEQPISETERAEAMLGAALEAFVEVRTLVQASPAATPAHRVEVEEIGRRLDGLRSLLARDPQQVQQQAARERQRLLQLKNICLGSPGAPDRLGGAVPEAT, from the coding sequence ATGACGCAGTATGTGAGCAAGGCCGTCGGGATCGACCTGGGGACCACCAACAGCGCGGTGGCGGTGATGAATCCGACCGACACCGACATCGTGATCCACCGGGACGCCATGAACGCCCGTACGACACCGAGTTGTGTGTGGCACAACCCGCGCAACGGCGAACTGGTCGTCGGGCGGAAGGCGTTCGCCCGGGTGGGCAGCGAGCCGGAACCGGTGACGTCCGTGAAACGCCTGATGGGGTCGCGCCGGACGGTGACGCTGGCGGGCCAGGAGCGCACCCCCGTCGAGATCTCGGCCGAGATCCTGAGGGAGATGAAGCGGCAGATCGAGCAGGACGTCGCGGAGTTCGACACCCCGGAGGTGCGCTGGGTCGTCGACCGGGCCGTGGTGACCGTGCCGGCGTACTTCGACCAGCCGCAGATCGACGCCACCCGCAAGGCGGCGGAGAGCGCCGGGCTGCGGGTGGTGGACCTGCTGCACGAGCCGACGGCCGCCGCGAGCTACCACTGCTGGCGGACCGGCATCCGGGACGGTGTCTTCCTGGTCTACGACCTCGGCGGCGGCACCTTCGACGTGAGCGTGGTCCGCTGCAAGGCGGCCGACTTCAAGGTGCTCGGCATCAGCGGCAACACCATGCTCGGCGGGGACGACATCGACACCGAACTCGCCCACCACCTCCAGCAGTTGATCCTCGACGACGACTGGGCGATGGATCTGGACCTGGAGGACGACCCGGAGGACCGGCTGCGCTTCCGGCGGCTGAAGTCCCTCGCGGAGTCCGTGAAGAAGGGCCTGTCGGACCGTACGGAGTTCATGCTGCGCGACTCCGGCGGGCTGACCGACAAGGAGGGGCGGCGCGTCGTCATCGACACGGTCGTGGAACGCGCCCAGCTGGAACGGATCGCCCGGCCGATCCTGGAGCGCACCTTCCAGTACTGCGACGAGGCGCTGGACCAGGCCACCCGGGAGGCCGGGATCACCCTGGCCGACGTGGACCAGATCATCCTGGCCGGTGGGTCCACGCATCTGCCGCTGGTACGGGAGATGGTGCGCGCCCGGTTCTGCGCCCTCGCCCCCGGCTCCCCCGACCCCGGCCCCGGCCCCGGCCTCGATCCGGGCGGGCCGCGCGCCAAGTGCGCCGAGCCGGTGTACGAGCAGGTGGACACGGTCGTCGCGCTGGGCGCGGCGGTGCGGGCCTCGGCGGTCGGCGGCCTGGACATCCTGAACGAGGAGCGGACGGTCCGGGTGAGTTTCCGGGGCACCGTGGTCACCGCCTCGGACCGTACCGTGGTCGGCGGGACGGTCGAGGCGCTCGACCCCGGCCTCGATCTCACCGACGGTTCGGTGCGGCTCAGCATCGAGGAGTACGAGGACGAGGCGCCGATCAAGCCGGACGGCGGTTTCGCGTTCACCCGCATTCCCGTGCAGCCGGACGCGCAGGGCCTGCTCACCGTGGAAGTCTTCGACGCCGACGGTGGGTTGCTGGCGACCGTGGGGCGGGCGGTGGTGCACGACCGGGTCACCGCGGCCAAGCCCGGGGGCAGTACCACCAGCGCGGCCATCAACGCCAAGCCGATCCTGCTGGAGGTGACCCGGGAGGGGCGCACCCAGCGCGATGTGCTGGTCCCGGCGCTGCGTCCGCTGCCGTTCAAGGACCGCTACGACTTCAGCCACCCCGGTGACACCACCACCGTGGAGTTCCGGCTCTTCCAGCACTCCCGGCAGATCCAGGTCATCAAGGTGCCGGTGCCGTCCTCCACGCCCAGGGGCACGGCCATCGACCTCGACGTGGAGATGGACGTGCACGCGCTCATCACCGTGCGCGGCTCCATCGGCGACCACCCGTTCGAGGCGGTCGTCGAGGTGCCGCCGGAGGCCGGGCTGCCGGGCAGCGCGGAGGTGGCCGAGCTGCTGCGGCGCTTCGAGGAGGACGTCGAGTTCCTGCCCGCCGGCGAACGGAACGTGAAGCAGGTCCAGATGGACATGGCGAAGGAGGCCTTCATGACGGCCGTCGACCGGGGCGAGACCGCGATCGCGTGCCATGAGTTCGAGCAGATGCAGGCGATCGCCGACTCCGTCCGCAAGCACCACACCGGTGAACTGCAGCCGCCCAGGGCCGACTTCGAGCGGCTCGTCAAGGACTGCACCGAACTCAACCGGTACGTGACCATGGTCGGCGCCGAGACGGGGACGCCGCACGACGAACGGGAGATCGCCCTCGCCGTCGAGGCCCAGCGCGAGCACGGCGAGGGGGCGCTGACCGCCGGGGACCAGCGGTCGTACTCGGAGGTCATCACCCAGCTCCAGCACATCTTCGACCATCTGCGGACCGTGGCGTTCCGGCAGCAGCGCAAGGAGCAGCCGATCAGCGAGACGGAGCGGGCGGAGGCGATGCTGGGCGCCGCGCTGGAGGCCTTCGTGGAGGTGCGCACGCTGGTGCAGGCGTCCCCCGCCGCGACGCCCGCGCACCGGGTGGAGGTGGAGGAGATCGGGCGGCGGCTCGACGGTCTGCGGTCCCTGCTCGCCCGGGACCCGCAGCAGGTCCAGCAGCAGGCCGCGCGGGAACGGCAGCGGCTGCTCCAGCTGAAGAACATCTGCCTGGGCTCGCCCGGTGCCCCGGACCGTCTCGGCGGCGCCGTCCCCGAGGCCACCTGA